ATGAATAGCTCTTATAGCTCTTAGAGCAATCTCCCCTCTATTTGCTATAAGAATTCTATTTAGCTTTTTCATCAACTTAGCCTTTTTACTCTAAAAAGTGGCGTATCAAATTCAACTGGCTGACCATCTTCTATTAAAACTTCTAAAATCTCGCAATCAAATTCTGCTTCAAGTTCGTTCATAATTTTCATAGCTTCAATAATACATAAAGTTTGGCCCTTTTTAACTTTATCTCCAACTTTTACATAAGGTGGTGAATCAGGAGATGGTGCTTGATAAAAAGTACCTACCATTGGAGATGTTATTAATTCTCCTTCTACTTCACACTCAGGTTTTGCTTCTACT
This Caminibacter mediatlanticus TB-2 DNA region includes the following protein-coding sequences:
- the accB gene encoding acetyl-CoA carboxylase biotin carboxyl carrier protein; amino-acid sequence: MELKDLKRLLEAFDKSKTNILEFETDEFRIYLDKSATHITPQQEVNQTVVETSTPVVQKVEAKPECEVEGELITSPMVGTFYQAPSPDSPPYVKVGDKVKKGQTLCIIEAMKIMNELEAEFDCEILEVLIEDGQPVEFDTPLFRVKRLS